From the Prochlorococcus marinus str. AS9601 genome, the window TTTAAATTGAGTGATATCCTTTTAAAAGAAAGTGAATTTGAAAAAGATGAATTTGATATTAGAAGACTATATGAAATTATTTTTAGAAATAAAAAAGCTATTGCTTCTATAACCGGAATTAGTGTTTTAGTGAGTGGAATTATTGCATTAAATCTGAAAAAAATTTGGCAGGGAGAATTTCAAATAGTTTTATCAGATACAAACGTTAATAATAGTCAAAGTCTAGCGAGATCTATTTTGATTGATAACTCTCTAATTGGGGATTCTTTAAATATAGGAAGTAATAGAGAGTTAAAGACAGAGTTAGAGGTCTTAAAAAGTCCCTCCATATTGATGCCTACTTATAATTATGTGTTAGATAATAAAAATAAAAATTGGAAATATGCAGAAAAATGGAGATTTAAAGAGTGGAGAGAAAATAGTTTTAAATTTGAACTAATGAAAGGTACATCAGCTTTAAATATAAAATTTCGAGATAAAGATAAAAATATTATCTTACCTGCTTTAAAACAAATTTCCGCATCATATCAAAAGTATTCTGGGAGAGACAGAGAAAGAGAAATCACAAATGGTTTAAATTATCTAGTAGATGAGATAAAAAAATTTAAAAAAAAATCAGTTAATTCAAGTACAAAAGCAAGAGAATTTGCATTAAAACATGATCTATTATTCATATCCCCAAATCTAATTAGTGATAAAGGAAACTATTCTAATTTAACAAAATCTGACGTGGAATTAGAAAGAATAACAGCTTCAAATCAAATAAGAAGAATAGATAGTCTCTTATCGCAACTTGATAAGATATACAACGAAAATGAACTTAATGTTTTATTTTTGAGTAAAAACTACATTTCTAACTATGGTTCTGAATCTGAACTTAAAGGAGTTCCACAAGAAATTGATCTTATTAACAATAAATTGGCCGTTCTAAGAACAAACTATAAAGAAAAAAATAGAAATATCCAAAATCTAATAAATAAAAGGTCAACCCTATTAAAAAGCCTTAAAGAACAATTCAAGAGTTACTTAATAACTAAAAAATTTGAACTTAATTCTGAGATAGATGCTAATACTAGAGAAGATGGAATAATTTTAAAATTTAAAGAATTATCTGCAGAATCAATAAGAGATGAAAATACATTAAGTAATTTAGAAAAATTGAGATTACAGTTTGAATTAGAGAAAAATAAAATTAAAGATCCTTGGGAGCTTATTACTAGACCTACTCTTTTGGAAGTTCCTGTAGGTCCTAATAAAAAATTATTAATAATGGCTGGAGCAATAGGGGGGGGTATATTAGGAATTATTTACTCCATATTTTTAGAAAAAAAGAAAAATCTAATTTATAATATTGAAGATATTAACAGAATATTAAAAATTCCTTTCTTAGATAATTACGTTATAAATTCAAATATAGTATTAGAAAATTCTCTACAATATCTCTCTAAGATCCTTACAGATAATATTGAAGCAAAATCAATTACTATAATTTCCTCAAAAAGTGTCTCTGAATTGGAATTAAAACTATTTATTGATGAGCTTAAAAAACTTACTGGTAAAGTATCAATAAACTATACATTTAATATTTTTGATGCCCAAAAAGTAGGATTAAAAGTTTTTGTATGTAAACTTGGAGAAGAAACATTTAATGATATAAAAGACTTAAACAAAAAACTTGAGATACTTAAGATAGATATGATTGGATGGATCAATTTCATTAACGAAACTTGATAATTTTTTTGAACCTAAATCCTTACTTTTAGAAAAGAAATAAATTTAACTAATGGGAAATTTTTTAGGTTTTGTTTTACTTAATTTATATACTTTTTCGAAACCTGATAAATTAGATCCGATTCTTAAAATTGCACCAAAAAATTTATTATTAAATATCAGAAGTGGAGAAAATATAAAATAAAAAAACTTTGATGGGATTTCTAAAATTATACATTTTTTAGCCTTATGTTTTTTGGGTAAAGATTTTTTAATTGCGATGAGCATTTCAAAGTAACTTATTTCTTCATCTCCACCTAGATTAATTATCTCTTTAGCCTTATTTTCGTTTGATCCTTTAAGTAAAAATTGAGAAATTTTTATAATATATTCAGAAAGCTGACTTGTATGAATAGGCTGTCTTAAGCCAGATTTAGAAGGTAATGGAATCAGTGGTAAAATAGTCATTGCCTTTAAGATATTACTTATATTTTTATCTTCATAATTAAGATAATCTCCATAAATCAAAGTCGGTCTAATAAGTCTTATAGGTATTTTATTTTTTTTGGCTTCATTAACAATTTTATTCTCACTTAATAATAATAATGAGACTAATTTTTTATCAAACTCATTATTAGCGAATCTTTTTGTAATAACCGAAGATGATGAACAAATTATTAAACCTTTTAAATTTTTTAAAAAGGTTTTATTTTCTTTTGATATAAAAGCAAAGAAATCTGCAAATAACCAAATTGGTGCAAGGGAAACAATAATAAACGGCGAATTTGAATTAGAAATAACATTATTTTTTTTACTTAAATCAATAAATTTATAAGAAGGATTTGACCTTGAGTAACCAATAAGTTTCAATAATTTATTTTTTTTAATTTTTTGAGCTAGGCTTTTTCCAGTAGGTGAAGAAGCTCCAAATAAGTGTAACTCAAACATAATTTTATTTTATTATGGAAGATAAT encodes:
- a CDS encoding GumC family protein, whose protein sequence is MSDILLKESEFEKDEFDIRRLYEIIFRNKKAIASITGISVLVSGIIALNLKKIWQGEFQIVLSDTNVNNSQSLARSILIDNSLIGDSLNIGSNRELKTELEVLKSPSILMPTYNYVLDNKNKNWKYAEKWRFKEWRENSFKFELMKGTSALNIKFRDKDKNIILPALKQISASYQKYSGRDREREITNGLNYLVDEIKKFKKKSVNSSTKAREFALKHDLLFISPNLISDKGNYSNLTKSDVELERITASNQIRRIDSLLSQLDKIYNENELNVLFLSKNYISNYGSESELKGVPQEIDLINNKLAVLRTNYKEKNRNIQNLINKRSTLLKSLKEQFKSYLITKKFELNSEIDANTREDGIILKFKELSAESIRDENTLSNLEKLRLQFELEKNKIKDPWELITRPTLLEVPVGPNKKLLIMAGAIGGGILGIIYSIFLEKKKNLIYNIEDINRILKIPFLDNYVINSNIVLENSLQYLSKILTDNIEAKSITIISSKSVSELELKLFIDELKKLTGKVSINYTFNIFDAQKVGLKVFVCKLGEETFNDIKDLNKKLEILKIDMIGWINFINET